From the Nitrospira sp. genome, the window CTCGTAGCAGGCCTTCAGCACATACCCGCCCAAGCCCGTCAGGTAGTAGGTGATGACGATCACGGAGAGACTCTCGACCGTACGCTGCAGGATCGCCTGGGCGCGGGTCGTCGAATCCACACTGGCCAGCAATTTCATGTTTTGATCCTGCAGTTGGAGATTCTGCTCTTGCAACCGCAGTTCGATGTGCGTGCGCAACACGGCGACCGTGGCTTCAAAATCTTTTTCCATGGCGTCGATGCGGCGGAGCAATTGCTGATAGCCATCGGTCACGCCAGTGATTTTCCAGCTCACATATTCGGAGATTTGCCGAAGCGGAGCATAGGGCCGTTCCTGCAAGGCCGCCAGGTTGCTCTGCACAATCCGGTCGTAGGGCACAGACGCGGACAGCCGGTATCGCATTGACTCGGCCAGCCGGCTCACCTGCAAGAGATCCTGCGTCAGGACCGTCAACCATTTCTGCATAGTCGGCGGAGTCGTCCCGCCCAATTGCTCGATCAGCACGGCGCGTTGGTACAGGTGCCGTTGCTCGAAGTCATGAATTTGATCGACGGCCCGCGAGAAGGCTTTCATCGGCAACATGACCAAGTGATAGTAATTTTCGATGGCGACGATCGTATCGACAATTTTCGCCACCTGCTGCCGAAGCGCCTGCTCGGATGTGGAACAAATCAGGTACCGTTCCCGATCGAACTCATCAGGCGTAAAACTTGTCACCGCAACGATATCGTCCCCTAGGATCCGACTCCCATAGACCACGGCCCCCGGAAGTCTCGCGGGCAGCTCCCGCTCAAGGGGCAGATCCTGCGGCAGAAAGAGTAAGTCGAGCGCGTTCACTCGAAGGCCCAGGGGACAGAGCGGCATCACATAGTCAGGAAACGTAATGGCGCCGAAATCCAGCGGAGCGGTGCTGTCCTTGAGTACATGCCACACCTGATAGCTGTAGTATTCCGTGTGGGCCTCCCACACGACGACAAGGCGATCGCCATTGGGGGCGGCCTTGAAGCCATACCCGAACCGATCCTCGATCGCCCCTTCGGTGATATCCAACGCCTGCAGCAGGTGCTGAAATTCCCGTCGGCTATTGGGCCGTTCCACCGGCGGATTCGCCATCCGGTACGCGACATGATGGATGTGCGCCGGCACACCCAGCCATTGCGGCAAATATTGCTTGTTGGACTGATGAATCCGGTTCAAGAATCCCGTGCCACGGGAATCGGTTCCGGCAGATTCGACCGAGTCAGTCATAACGTCCGCGTCTCTGGGTGAATCAGCGAACATGCCACGTTCCCTCCCCGCAGGCCCCGAGGAACCAAGGAGCTCGCCCGGCATCGGACGAAGGAGTCAGTGGCGGGGAACAGCGACTCCCCCATTACTCATCTTCCTCTTCGATATCCTCAATGCCTTCGTAACTGACATCGCCTTCGTGGATGGATGACGCCATCTTTTCACAGCCAGATTCAATAATCTCTTCGGCCTCCTCGGGCGAGTCGGCTGAAATCAAAAACTTCACGGTAATCCCAAAGCGCTGGTTCACAATCGTACTCCTTCGGCGAATGAGGGGACAGAACGTCTGTTCCCGCTGAGGCTCAATACCATAAGCTCCCGCGTATTGTCACCATGCCGGCGCAGAAGGAAATCTAACTGGTGGGGAATGGCCATCTTCCCAGACCGGCCCGCACGCGAACACCTCGGCGGACGACCCTCATACTGGGTGGTCGCCGACAGATCCGCCGTCAACGGTGACACCTGTACTGGGAATGAGAAGAGGGGTGAAGAAATGAGGGAATGGGAACGACCAGGCTGGCACCTGGCCCCGGCGCCTCACAGGCAGGCGCCGGAGACTCTCGTCTATTTGCGCAGCAACATATGCCCGCGCCGATTCTGTTGATGGCAGGCCTCGTCATGATCGGCGCAGAAGGGACGATCCTTTCCATAGGAGACGATCGCCACTTGTTTGGGGCTGACCCCCATATCGACCATGAAGCTCTTGGCCGCCTTGGCCCGCTTTTCCCCAAGCACCAGATTGTAATCATGCGTGCCGCGTTCATCGCAATGGCCGGAGATCTTCAGGAGCGCCTTGGGATTCTCCTTCAGCCATTCGGCATTCACGGTCAAGGCCGCGACGCCGTCGTTGTCCGCCACGTTATAGCGGTCGTACCCGTAAAACACGTCCTTAAGGCCGGCTTCCAGCGCCGCCGCTTCCTCACGCCGGATTTCGGCAGCCCACTTCTCATCATACGCATTGGACGTCAACATGTTCCCGTACGGACTCCGGCTCAGGCGTTCTTCGCTTGCGATTTCTCCGTTCACCAAGGGTGAGAAGCCGCGCAACCGCCCTCCCTCCGCCTCCGCTCCATCCTGCTGCCGGCCGAATGAAGGAAGGCGCCCATTACGCCCCGCTTCACCACTTCCGTATCCACCCGACGCGCCAGACGAGGCCGACAAGGACGGTTCCGAGTTGGAGGCTTCGTCCGAGCCGGACTGGAACCATTTCATATTGCTGCAGCCCGGTGCCGTTAACAGAACCAGTGCCATTCCGCCCAACATCAGCTGCGACGCGCCTCGGTACATCATGAACCTTACTCCTTCACGCTGTGGTGTGACCTGTCCTGTACGTAGTAACTATAGCACCGGCCCCGATTTTCAC encodes:
- a CDS encoding OmpA family protein, which gives rise to MMYRGASQLMLGGMALVLLTAPGCSNMKWFQSGSDEASNSEPSLSASSGASGGYGSGEAGRNGRLPSFGRQQDGAEAEGGRLRGFSPLVNGEIASEERLSRSPYGNMLTSNAYDEKWAAEIRREEAAALEAGLKDVFYGYDRYNVADNDGVAALTVNAEWLKENPKALLKISGHCDERGTHDYNLVLGEKRAKAAKSFMVDMGVSPKQVAIVSYGKDRPFCADHDEACHQQNRRGHMLLRK
- a CDS encoding DUF3422 family protein, with amino-acid sequence MTDSVESAGTDSRGTGFLNRIHQSNKQYLPQWLGVPAHIHHVAYRMANPPVERPNSRREFQHLLQALDITEGAIEDRFGYGFKAAPNGDRLVVVWEAHTEYYSYQVWHVLKDSTAPLDFGAITFPDYVMPLCPLGLRVNALDLLFLPQDLPLERELPARLPGAVVYGSRILGDDIVAVTSFTPDEFDRERYLICSTSEQALRQQVAKIVDTIVAIENYYHLVMLPMKAFSRAVDQIHDFEQRHLYQRAVLIEQLGGTTPPTMQKWLTVLTQDLLQVSRLAESMRYRLSASVPYDRIVQSNLAALQERPYAPLRQISEYVSWKITGVTDGYQQLLRRIDAMEKDFEATVAVLRTHIELRLQEQNLQLQDQNMKLLASVDSTTRAQAILQRTVESLSVIVITYYLTGLGGYVLKACYELGWIKNANVATAIFVPIAFAVSFTLMTVGRKIIMKRMANPSTDPGGH